A DNA window from Ictalurus punctatus breed USDA103 chromosome 11, Coco_2.0, whole genome shotgun sequence contains the following coding sequences:
- the c1ql4b gene encoding complement C1q-like protein 4 isoform X2, whose protein sequence is MVLVLLVAIPLLVHSTKLGGVGGGAGGTHYEMLGSCKMVCNSFTPSNELTPVSPPPHDVPTRRAGGKSSFRGIPGLPGPPGPRGPPGEPGKPGPPGPPGPGPGGYVPSFYSPKIAFYAGLRKQHEGSEVLKFDDVVTNVGNYYEPTTGKFTCPLPGIYFFTYHVLMRGGDGTSMWADLKKNGQVRASAIAQDADQNYDYASNSVILHLDVGDEVCVQLDGGKVHGGNTNKYSTFSGFLIYPD, encoded by the exons ATGGTGCTGGTGTTACTAGTTGCCATCCCACTATTAGTCCACAGCACTAAGCTGGGCGGAGTCGGAGGCGGAGCCGGAGGGACGCATTACGAGATGCTAGGTAGCTGTAAGATGGTGTGCAACTCTTTCACGCCCAGTAACGAACTCACGCCCGTGTCCCCGCCTCCCCATGACGTCCCCACGCGCAGGGCCGGAGGGAAATCCAGTTTCCGTGGGATTCCGGGCCTACCAGGACCCCCAGGACCACGAGGGCCCCCTGGAGAGCCAGGTAAACCGGGTCCTCCGGGTCCACCAGGTCCAGGCCCAGGAGGATATGTCCCATCATTCTACAGCCCCAAAATAGCGTTTTACGCTGGTCTGCGCAAACAACACGAGGGCAGCGAGGTGCTCAAGTTTGATGACGTGGTGACCAACGTGGGAAACTATTATGAGCCCACGACAGGAAAGTTCACCTGTCCTTTACCTGGGATCTACTTCTTCACTTACCACGTCCTCATGCGAGGAGGAGACGGGACCAGCATGTGGGCTGACCTCAAGAAGAATGGACAG gtgcGGGCGAGTGCCATTGCTCAGGACGCAGATCAGAATTACGACTACGCCTCCAACAGCGTTATCCTGCACTTAGACGTGGGggatgaagtgtgtgtgcagctgGACGGAGGAAAGGTTCACGGAGGAAACACCAACAAATACAGCACCTTCAGCGGGTTTCTCATCTACcctgattaa
- the c1ql4b gene encoding complement C1q-like protein 4 isoform X1, with translation MVLVLLVAIPLLVHSTKLGGVGGGAGGTHYEMLGSCKMVCNSFTPSNELTPVSPPPHDVPTRRAGGKSSFRGIPGLPGPPGPRGPPGEPGKPGPPGPPGPGPGGYVPSFYSPKIAFYAGLRKQHEGSEVLKFDDVVTNVGNYYEPTTGKFTCPLPGIYFFTYHVLMRGGDGTSMWADLKKNGQVLCVSMCVCVCVCVCECVCVFVFQAENQTTLPFIVSPPPCL, from the coding sequence ATGGTGCTGGTGTTACTAGTTGCCATCCCACTATTAGTCCACAGCACTAAGCTGGGCGGAGTCGGAGGCGGAGCCGGAGGGACGCATTACGAGATGCTAGGTAGCTGTAAGATGGTGTGCAACTCTTTCACGCCCAGTAACGAACTCACGCCCGTGTCCCCGCCTCCCCATGACGTCCCCACGCGCAGGGCCGGAGGGAAATCCAGTTTCCGTGGGATTCCGGGCCTACCAGGACCCCCAGGACCACGAGGGCCCCCTGGAGAGCCAGGTAAACCGGGTCCTCCGGGTCCACCAGGTCCAGGCCCAGGAGGATATGTCCCATCATTCTACAGCCCCAAAATAGCGTTTTACGCTGGTCTGCGCAAACAACACGAGGGCAGCGAGGTGCTCAAGTTTGATGACGTGGTGACCAACGTGGGAAACTATTATGAGCCCACGACAGGAAAGTTCACCTGTCCTTTACCTGGGATCTACTTCTTCACTTACCACGTCCTCATGCGAGGAGGAGACGGGACCAGCATGTGGGCTGACCTCAAGAAGAATGGACAGGtactgtgtgtgtctatgtgtgtgtgtgtgtgtgtgtgtgtgtgtgagtgtgtgtgtgtgttcgttttCCAAGCTGAAAATCAAACCACATTGCCTTTTATTGTGAGCCCTCCCCCGTGTCTATGA